In Deltaproteobacteria bacterium, the following are encoded in one genomic region:
- a CDS encoding class I SAM-dependent methyltransferase, translating into MAAYDDEWAANYARRAEAAIPGRDGLYRLCCSALRDLPEGASVLVVGSGTGEELLRLAQAHPTARFVCLEPAEAMRAVCERRVADAGIAARVTLRGETLAAFETRERFAGATSVLVSQHVTDDGAAAAFFRALAALLAPGAWLYSADIHLAAGQDERLMRAAWENQARRAGLEEAAIEYLLAQLGVDPRLRREEVIVGFLRDAGFVDVHKLFGATIYGSWAARR; encoded by the coding sequence CGACGAGTGGGCCGCGAACTACGCGCGGCGGGCCGAGGCCGCGATCCCGGGGCGCGACGGTCTCTACCGACTGTGCTGCAGCGCGCTGCGCGACTTGCCGGAAGGTGCGTCGGTGCTCGTGGTGGGCAGCGGCACCGGCGAAGAGCTGCTGCGACTCGCGCAGGCGCATCCGACGGCGCGTTTCGTATGTCTCGAGCCGGCGGAGGCGATGCGCGCCGTGTGCGAGCGACGCGTTGCGGACGCCGGCATCGCAGCGCGTGTCACGCTGCGGGGCGAGACGCTCGCGGCCTTTGAGACGCGCGAGCGTTTCGCCGGCGCGACCTCGGTGCTCGTCTCACAACACGTCACGGACGATGGCGCCGCGGCTGCGTTCTTCCGCGCGCTCGCGGCGCTGCTCGCGCCCGGCGCGTGGCTGTACAGCGCGGACATCCACCTCGCCGCGGGCCAAGACGAGCGGCTGATGCGCGCCGCCTGGGAAAACCAAGCTCGGCGCGCGGGCTTGGAAGAAGCCGCCATCGAGTACCTGCTGGCCCAACTCGGCGTCGATCCGCGCCTGCGCCGCGAGGAAGTAATCGTTGGATTCCTGCGCGACGCCGGCTTCGTCGACGTGCACAAGCTGTTCGGCGCGACGATCTACGGAAGCTGGGCGGCGCGCAGATAG